A single Cucumis melo cultivar AY chromosome 4, USDA_Cmelo_AY_1.0, whole genome shotgun sequence DNA region contains:
- the LOC103503678 gene encoding E3 ubiquitin-protein ligase ATL15-like — MLELERYRYRRSRRERRLAGVGIGRGGGGGGGGVPWRPSRGLDPAFIATFPTFVYSKVKGLKIGKSSLECAVCLNEFENSDMLRLIPECSHVFHSGCVDAWLISHSTCPVCRANLCPKPGEVTLSIFNSDPSTGSERIGVERSPTPSPSPPPNHVTIPVVEDRRAATETTNVTNPSPVANRSTPTRSRSLGRRLSEIFQRSNSTGHERFTLRLPEAVRSQLMNSTLNRTRSLAELPRVRSSRRGFRGGTGENGGWRNFLQRTFSVPAPVVGRTADTGRHPVDEDLGERSFARLTSRENCPSTAAE, encoded by the exons ATGCTGGAGCTGGAACGATACCGGTATCGTCGGAGCCGGAG AGAGAGGAGATTGGCTGGTGTTGGAATCGGAAGAGGTGGCGGAGGTGGAGGTGGCGGCGTGCCGTGGAGGCCGTCGCGTGGATTGGATCCGGCGTTCATAGCGACATTCCCGACTTTTGTGTATTCGAAGGTGAAAGGGCTCAAAATCGGAAAAAGCTCGTTGGAATGCGCCGTTTGTTTGAATGAATTTGAAAATAGCGATATGCTGCGATTAATTCCGGAGTGTAGCCATGTTTTTCACTCGGGTTGTGTTGATGCTTGGTTAATTTCACACTCGACTTGTCCTGTTTGTAGAGCTAATCTCTGTCCTAAACCTGGTGAAGTAACATTGTCGATCTTTAACTCCGATCCATCCACCGGCTCAGAAAGAATCGGAGTCGAACGGTCGCCGACGCCATCCCCATCCCCGCCGCCAAACCACGTGACGATTCCGGTGGTGGAAGACCGCCGTGCGGCAACGGAGACGACGAATGTGACGAATCCGAGTCCGGTGGCGAACAGGAGTACTCCGACGCGGTCGAGGTCGTTGGGAAGGCGGTTGAGTGAGATATTCCAACGGTCTAACTCGACCGGTCACGAGCGGTTCACTTTGCGATTGCCAGAGGCGGTTCGGAGCCAGCTAATGAACTCGACTTTGAACCGGACCAGAAGTTTGGCGGAGTTGCCGAGAGTGCGGAGTTCGCGACGGGGATTTCGGGGTGGAACCGGAGAGAATGGTGGGTGGAGGAATTTTCTTCAACGGACTTTTTCGGTGCCGGCGCCGGTTGTCGGAAGGACTGCCGACACCGGCCGGCATCCGGTGGATGAGGATTTAGGCGAACGGTCGTTTGCGCGGCTGACGTCGCGTGAAAATTGTCCAAGTACAGCGGCAGAATAG